The following are encoded together in the Acidovorax sp. KKS102 genome:
- a CDS encoding heavy metal-associated domain-containing protein produces the protein MNQLKEAHMVRFNVPDMTCGGCAQRIRRAIAQAPMPAGVEVEIDVAARQVRVPGQAEDDTVELVRSAIERAGYKADAVVGTSSGRTTGGCCCASRSTTSVDVNQGAANRTSSCCN, from the coding sequence ATGAATCAACTGAAGGAGGCTCACATGGTCCGTTTCAATGTTCCTGACATGACGTGCGGTGGTTGCGCCCAGCGCATTCGTCGAGCAATAGCTCAGGCCCCAATGCCGGCGGGTGTCGAAGTAGAAATCGATGTGGCCGCGCGGCAGGTCCGCGTTCCTGGGCAAGCCGAAGACGACACTGTGGAGCTTGTTCGCTCCGCAATTGAGCGTGCCGGATACAAAGCAGACGCCGTGGTGGGGACTTCATCGGGCCGAACAACCGGTGGCTGCTGCTGTGCGTCTCGGTCCACAACCTCTGTTGATGTGAATCAAGGCGCTGCGAACCGTACGTCGTCATGCTGCAATTGA
- a CDS encoding tyrosine-type recombinase/integrase, translating to MSSSEHRKPAPPSFATLVQSFFAEHLTQQRALSPQTVAAYRDAFVLFLDFAQAQLHKTPTTLSLADLTPALILDFLDHLERDRHNTVRSRNARLAALRSFLKFAARRDVTALQVVEQALGVPMKRFERPMFEFLTREEMLAVIGAPGADWMGQRDKLLLALLYNTGARVSEAIGVKVGDVVLAPAACVHLHGKGRKQRSVPLWRSTVKVIRAWLKFNPDLTPTSALLPNRGGQAMTRSNVTQRLALAVKKAALTTPSLAGRTISPHCLRHSTAMHLLQSGVEISVIALWLGHESPATTHQYIEADLAMKEKALARLQDPNVVPQRFRAEDDLLKFLKTL from the coding sequence ATGAGTAGTTCTGAACACCGCAAGCCCGCTCCGCCGAGCTTCGCGACGCTGGTCCAGTCCTTCTTCGCCGAGCACCTGACGCAGCAGCGCGCGTTGAGCCCGCAGACCGTTGCGGCCTATCGGGACGCGTTCGTGCTGTTCCTGGACTTCGCCCAGGCGCAACTGCACAAGACGCCCACGACGCTGTCGCTCGCCGACCTGACGCCCGCGCTGATCCTGGACTTCCTCGATCATCTCGAACGCGATCGGCACAACACCGTTCGCAGCCGCAATGCGCGACTGGCCGCGCTGCGCTCGTTCCTGAAGTTCGCGGCCCGGCGAGACGTGACGGCACTTCAGGTCGTCGAGCAGGCGCTCGGCGTGCCGATGAAGCGCTTCGAGCGGCCGATGTTCGAGTTCCTGACACGCGAGGAGATGCTGGCCGTGATCGGCGCGCCAGGAGCGGATTGGATGGGCCAGCGAGACAAGCTGCTGCTGGCCCTGCTGTACAACACCGGTGCCCGCGTGTCGGAGGCAATCGGCGTAAAAGTGGGCGACGTCGTGCTGGCACCCGCCGCCTGCGTGCATCTGCATGGCAAGGGACGCAAGCAGCGGTCGGTGCCGCTCTGGCGATCGACGGTCAAGGTGATCCGCGCCTGGCTGAAGTTCAACCCGGACCTGACTCCCACGTCGGCGCTGCTGCCCAACCGTGGCGGACAGGCGATGACGCGGTCCAACGTGACGCAGCGCCTGGCATTGGCCGTCAAGAAAGCCGCGCTCACGACGCCGAGCCTGGCCGGGAGAACGATCTCTCCACACTGCCTGCGTCACTCGACCGCTATGCACCTTCTGCAGTCGGGCGTGGAAATCAGCGTGATCGCTCTGTGGCTCGGACACGAGAGTCCGGCGACAACGCATCAGTACATAGAGGCCGATCTCGCCATGAAGGAAAAGGCACTGGCCAGGCTTCAGGATCCCAATGTGGTCCCACAGCGGTTCCGGGCAGAAGACGATCTGTTGAAGTTCCTCAAGACCTTGTGA
- a CDS encoding tyrosine-type recombinase/integrase → MSAAASANIDLTAKVEQYLTERLRLGFKPCSSDLAVRSFTRFMVGEGRDIALTVDVMVQWAHQVQPRYLVGGRANVDTAARRLATLRPFMRWLQQFDPTVEVPDDSSFGPIPRRVAPHIYSEAEIAALIVAARRLGPSDGLRATTYATLFGLIASAGLRVSEAINLADSDADLDGGILTIQQTKFGKSRMVPLHPSVIGPMAAYRALRRQYVPAKPQMTFFVGSRGVHRGEPLGDRQVHRVFCQLREQLGWIDRGGHGRPRVHDLRHSFAVRRMILWHQQGANLDQRMLALSTYMGHINISSTYWYLSGVPELMALAGARFERFADVAENDDE, encoded by the coding sequence ATGAGCGCCGCAGCATCGGCGAACATCGACCTCACCGCCAAGGTGGAGCAATACCTGACTGAACGCCTGCGCCTCGGGTTCAAGCCGTGCTCCTCTGATCTCGCTGTGCGCAGCTTCACTCGCTTCATGGTCGGAGAGGGACGCGACATCGCGTTGACGGTAGACGTGATGGTCCAGTGGGCGCACCAGGTACAGCCTCGGTATCTCGTGGGCGGCCGGGCCAATGTCGACACGGCAGCGCGCCGACTGGCAACGCTGCGCCCCTTCATGCGCTGGCTCCAGCAGTTCGATCCGACTGTCGAAGTTCCTGACGATTCCAGCTTCGGTCCGATCCCGCGCCGCGTGGCGCCTCACATCTACAGCGAAGCCGAGATCGCGGCATTGATCGTCGCTGCCCGCCGACTCGGCCCCTCGGATGGCCTTCGTGCCACCACCTATGCAACGCTGTTCGGTCTGATCGCATCGGCCGGGCTTCGGGTCTCTGAAGCGATCAACCTGGCCGACTCGGATGCAGATCTGGACGGCGGCATCCTGACCATACAGCAGACCAAGTTTGGCAAGTCCCGCATGGTGCCGCTGCACCCCAGCGTGATCGGTCCGATGGCAGCCTACCGGGCCTTGCGCCGCCAGTACGTGCCTGCGAAGCCGCAGATGACATTCTTCGTGGGCTCGCGTGGCGTGCACCGGGGTGAACCGCTGGGAGATCGGCAGGTGCATCGAGTGTTCTGTCAGCTGCGCGAGCAATTGGGTTGGATCGATCGCGGCGGCCATGGCCGACCGCGGGTGCATGACCTGCGCCATAGCTTCGCCGTGAGACGGATGATCCTGTGGCACCAGCAGGGAGCGAACCTTGACCAACGAATGCTGGCCCTGTCCACGTACATGGGCCACATCAATATCTCCAGCACGTACTGGTACCTGAGCGGCGTGCCGGAGTTGATGGCGTTGGCCGGCGCTCGATTCGAACGCTTCGCCGACGTCGCGGAGAACGACGATGAGTAG
- a CDS encoding site-specific integrase, whose protein sequence is MDLILSMHPMARAWLLDGPLSSYVGAFQALLERGRYAEGSSETALRAWSHFAHWMAKCQVSAEQIDEALVEQFLDSHLPRCDCHPAALRTRSGLSASLGHLLALLREQHVIVELPGPSGPIAEELNRYNVHMRDARGLAIGTREDRLVLVGRLLQCKFAGKAIAIGELQPEDVRGFIATELTRVSSGSHSSAVTAALRAYFRYRGTCGDAVNSLLGAISSPVRWSQASLPRALTTEEVQRLEAHCAEAKRAPLRLLAMVRLALDLGLRVGEIAKLEIGDFDWRAGTVTLKRTKSQRQDVLPLPVLTGQALAEYMRHERPATTLPSLFVRRLAPHDKPIGVDAVSQAIGRALRGAGISRGCHSLRHTLACRLVNSGSSIKEVADVLRHRSLDTSLIYAKLDLQLLAEVALPWPGSAS, encoded by the coding sequence ATGGACTTGATTCTTTCGATGCACCCGATGGCCAGGGCATGGCTGCTCGATGGCCCGCTGTCTTCATACGTCGGGGCGTTCCAGGCATTGCTGGAGCGCGGCCGGTACGCCGAAGGCAGCTCGGAGACTGCCCTTCGTGCCTGGTCGCACTTTGCCCACTGGATGGCGAAGTGCCAGGTATCTGCCGAACAGATCGACGAAGCCCTCGTCGAGCAGTTTCTGGATTCGCATCTGCCGCGCTGCGACTGCCATCCCGCGGCTCTGCGTACACGCAGCGGCTTGAGCGCCAGTCTCGGACACCTGCTCGCCTTGTTGCGGGAACAGCATGTCATCGTGGAACTGCCAGGCCCCAGCGGTCCCATTGCAGAAGAACTGAACCGTTACAACGTCCACATGCGCGACGCCCGCGGCCTGGCGATAGGCACGCGCGAGGATCGGCTGGTACTCGTAGGTCGTCTGCTGCAATGCAAGTTCGCGGGCAAGGCCATCGCCATCGGCGAGTTGCAGCCGGAAGACGTTCGCGGCTTCATCGCAACCGAGCTCACGCGGGTCAGCAGCGGGTCGCATTCCAGCGCGGTCACTGCTGCGCTGCGGGCCTACTTCCGATACCGCGGGACCTGCGGTGACGCAGTGAACAGCCTGCTCGGCGCTATCTCGTCGCCGGTGCGATGGAGCCAAGCATCGTTGCCGCGCGCGCTGACGACCGAGGAGGTCCAGCGCCTCGAAGCGCATTGCGCCGAGGCCAAGCGGGCTCCGCTGCGCCTGCTGGCCATGGTGCGCCTGGCCTTGGATCTCGGACTGCGCGTGGGCGAGATCGCCAAGCTGGAGATCGGCGACTTCGATTGGCGTGCCGGAACGGTGACCTTGAAGCGAACAAAGTCCCAGCGCCAGGATGTCCTACCGCTGCCGGTGCTCACCGGGCAGGCTCTGGCGGAGTACATGAGACACGAGCGGCCCGCAACCACGCTGCCATCGCTGTTCGTCCGTCGGTTGGCGCCACACGACAAGCCCATCGGCGTCGATGCAGTGAGCCAGGCAATCGGGCGTGCCCTGCGAGGTGCCGGCATCTCACGCGGTTGCCATTCGTTGCGTCACACGCTGGCCTGTCGCCTGGTCAACAGCGGCAGTTCGATCAAGGAGGTCGCCGATGTGCTTCGGCATCGATCGCTGGACACCTCGTTGATCTACGCCAAGCTCGACTTGCAACTGCTTGCCGAGGTCGCTCTGCCTTGGCCTGGGAGTGCATCATGA
- a CDS encoding cytochrome c, protein MKRTIQKHALVAALWSLAFTVLPVHAADDAAQLQQGKVLFGQGAVPACALCHALKDAGAEGAVGPSLDELKPDAKRVATALRNGIGQMPSYNGKLSDAQIAALAAYVAKASGGSK, encoded by the coding sequence ATGAAGCGCACAATCCAAAAACACGCGTTGGTCGCTGCCCTGTGGTCGTTGGCATTCACAGTGCTGCCCGTGCACGCCGCCGACGATGCCGCGCAACTTCAACAAGGCAAGGTGTTGTTCGGCCAAGGCGCGGTGCCTGCCTGCGCCCTGTGCCATGCGCTCAAGGACGCGGGAGCCGAAGGCGCCGTGGGCCCCAGCCTGGACGAGCTCAAGCCCGATGCCAAGCGCGTGGCCACCGCGCTGCGCAACGGGATTGGGCAGATGCCGTCCTACAACGGCAAACTCAGTGATGCGCAAATTGCCGCCCTGGCGGCCTACGTGGCCAAGGCTTCGGGTGGATCAAAGTGA
- a CDS encoding sulfite oxidase gives MNQQPTSLPRRHLLAGSGAALAAVGLASFGRTAAAAGETAPVAVAGAAKPLPAYVGWKDPASLIVHSSTTIETKRSVFGTSVITPSEQLYIRNNLPAPDVSILGNRDAWEINIEGVKNPRKLTLGDLKRMGIETTAMVLQCSGNGRGYFPNKPSGTPWQVGAAGCVVWSGVPVRWVVDALGGVEAGMAYLTGTGGEKLPDGLDPKSVIVERSVPAAALADALLAWEMNGVPISLAHGGPLRLIVPGYTGVNNIKYVKRLAFTAQETDARIMSHGYRISPPGAKGDPSQPSVQEMTVKSWINGPGTDGAPLKAGDTQIHGVAFGGMNAVAKVEVSLDGGKTWQLARMVGPDLGRFAWRQFVFAARLPAGQFTLASRATDTAGNVQPEQRMENAGGYNNTSWADHAVKVSVA, from the coding sequence ATGAACCAACAACCCACCTCGCTCCCCCGGCGCCACCTGCTGGCCGGCAGCGGCGCTGCTTTGGCTGCCGTTGGTCTGGCCAGCTTTGGCCGCACCGCAGCCGCTGCTGGTGAGACCGCGCCCGTCGCCGTGGCCGGTGCTGCCAAGCCTCTGCCAGCGTACGTGGGCTGGAAGGACCCGGCCAGCCTGATCGTGCACAGCAGCACCACCATTGAGACCAAGCGCAGTGTGTTCGGCACCAGCGTAATCACGCCGTCCGAGCAGCTCTACATCCGCAACAACCTGCCCGCGCCCGACGTCTCGATCCTGGGCAACCGCGATGCCTGGGAGATCAACATCGAGGGGGTGAAGAACCCGCGCAAACTCACGCTGGGCGACCTCAAGCGCATGGGCATCGAGACCACGGCGATGGTGTTGCAATGCTCTGGCAACGGACGCGGCTACTTCCCCAACAAGCCCAGTGGAACGCCTTGGCAAGTGGGCGCAGCAGGCTGTGTGGTGTGGAGCGGTGTGCCGGTGCGCTGGGTGGTGGATGCCCTGGGCGGCGTGGAGGCCGGCATGGCCTACCTCACCGGCACAGGCGGCGAAAAACTCCCCGATGGACTGGACCCCAAGAGCGTGATCGTGGAACGCTCGGTGCCTGCTGCCGCACTCGCCGATGCCCTGCTGGCCTGGGAAATGAACGGTGTGCCGATTTCGCTGGCCCACGGCGGCCCACTGCGCTTGATCGTGCCGGGTTACACGGGCGTGAACAACATCAAGTACGTCAAACGCCTGGCCTTCACCGCTCAGGAGACCGACGCACGCATCATGTCGCACGGCTACCGCATTTCACCGCCCGGCGCGAAGGGCGACCCGTCGCAGCCATCGGTGCAGGAAATGACGGTGAAGTCGTGGATCAACGGTCCCGGCACGGACGGCGCCCCGCTTAAAGCGGGTGACACACAGATCCATGGCGTGGCGTTTGGCGGCATGAACGCGGTGGCCAAGGTCGAGGTTTCTCTGGACGGCGGAAAAACCTGGCAGCTCGCGCGCATGGTGGGGCCCGACCTCGGCCGCTTTGCGTGGCGGCAGTTTGTTTTTGCGGCACGCCTGCCGGCGGGCCAGTTCACCCTGGCGAGCCGAGCCACCGACACCGCAGGCAACGTGCAGCCCGAACAACGCATGGAAAACGCGGGCGGCTACAACAACACCAGCTGGGCCGACCACGCCGTGAAAGTGAGCGTGGCATGA
- a CDS encoding RNA polymerase sigma factor translates to MLFQSAESRYNQWVREHYRFLLRSAWALTGSRAIAEDVVQDCFANAWKHREQLRDAALARAWLFQIMRRAAFRQAAPSMQSLDDEEQPEQAAPDAGLDDKLDVVKALARLAPIHREVLVLFYFDDMPTAQMAEALEIAPGTVLSRLARARDALKLAMGVPATPKADVNVTPFRRTKT, encoded by the coding sequence ATGCTGTTCCAGTCTGCCGAGTCCCGCTATAACCAATGGGTGCGTGAGCACTACCGTTTTTTGCTGCGCAGTGCGTGGGCGCTCACTGGTTCGCGCGCCATTGCCGAAGACGTGGTGCAAGACTGTTTTGCCAACGCCTGGAAGCACCGGGAGCAACTGCGCGACGCTGCGCTGGCACGGGCTTGGCTCTTTCAGATCATGCGCCGCGCCGCCTTTCGCCAGGCCGCACCCAGCATGCAGTCGCTGGACGATGAAGAGCAGCCCGAGCAAGCGGCGCCCGACGCGGGGCTGGACGACAAACTCGATGTCGTCAAGGCGCTCGCGCGCCTGGCGCCCATCCACCGCGAGGTGCTGGTGCTGTTTTATTTCGACGACATGCCCACCGCCCAGATGGCCGAGGCGCTGGAGATCGCGCCCGGCACGGTGTTGTCGCGCCTAGCCCGTGCGCGCGACGCTTTGAAGCTGGCCATGGGGGTACCTGCGACACCCAAGGCCGATGTCAACGTTACCCCGTTTCGCAGGACCAAGACATGA
- a CDS encoding DUF305 domain-containing protein produces MSGAHTSHGASAAHTSAFQRDMDESMARMMQAMHSPGYAGQADQDFLAMMIPHHAGAVDMARLVLQHGRDPVTRQLAEEIIAGQTVEIQSMQRRLHTLQQRTAKGAEAEFPSLGGTRGP; encoded by the coding sequence ATGAGCGGCGCGCACACCAGCCACGGCGCCAGCGCCGCGCACACCAGCGCATTCCAGCGGGATATGGACGAATCGATGGCCCGCATGATGCAGGCCATGCACAGCCCGGGCTACGCAGGCCAGGCCGACCAGGACTTTCTGGCGATGATGATTCCGCACCACGCCGGCGCTGTGGACATGGCGCGGCTGGTGTTGCAGCATGGGCGCGATCCTGTCACCCGGCAGTTGGCCGAGGAAATCATTGCCGGGCAGACGGTGGAGATCCAGAGCATGCAACGCCGACTGCACACCCTGCAGCAGCGCACAGCCAAAGGTGCGGAAGCGGAATTTCCGTCGCTGGGTGGGACGCGGGGGCCTTGA
- a CDS encoding YncE family protein, whose protein sequence is MTTQRRDILKYTLAAAAASALPAAHAQAPSGASAGAAATGIDPRDRVFITNEDSNTLVVIDPKTNTVESTINLTSFDEDPRPPFRFVTAGVAPTHAAMVHKPLYHGCIDAHGAVPSPDGRLLATSGRGSSNIYLIDAEQRRVIGNTPNPASGPTTNPERLSSGLLLGREPHEPTFTRNGRELWVTLRGEDRIAIVGVDRAVRQLKGADSPGSSAVRQYLPTLSGPAQVWFNREGTLAFVASQKVSKIDVFRVNPGADGHSQPQRLTTLDISAQDKPGFTPFMKTTPDGAEVWFSHKLADAVSCRSTQGGFDLIDTVPLGMGARPNHVEFVRNARGSVVYASLARIDDGGPGGVASSPIAIIDRSAPGGQRKVVGTFSSRGRESHGLWTNPENTLLYVAHEQDELPGTPNAGQTVCSAFDVSDPLRPTFIAQIPLGNLTLPSGALRNKKSINLVYVRVGEKGQTA, encoded by the coding sequence ATGACCACCCAACGCCGCGACATTCTCAAGTACACCCTGGCCGCCGCGGCAGCCAGCGCGCTGCCCGCAGCACATGCCCAGGCCCCGTCCGGCGCTTCAGCGGGAGCCGCAGCCACCGGCATCGACCCGCGCGATCGCGTCTTCATCACCAATGAAGACTCCAACACGCTGGTGGTCATCGACCCGAAGACCAACACCGTCGAGTCGACGATCAACCTGACCAGCTTTGACGAAGACCCTCGTCCCCCGTTTCGCTTTGTGACGGCCGGCGTGGCGCCAACGCACGCGGCGATGGTCCACAAGCCGCTGTACCACGGCTGTATCGATGCGCACGGCGCGGTGCCGTCGCCCGATGGCCGGTTGCTGGCCACCAGCGGGCGCGGCTCCAGCAACATTTATCTGATCGACGCCGAGCAGCGCCGCGTCATCGGCAACACACCCAACCCTGCGTCTGGGCCCACCACCAACCCCGAGCGCCTGAGTAGTGGCCTGCTGCTGGGCCGCGAACCGCACGAGCCCACTTTCACGCGCAACGGCCGCGAGCTGTGGGTCACGCTGCGCGGTGAAGACCGCATTGCCATCGTCGGCGTCGATCGTGCCGTTCGCCAGCTCAAGGGGGCCGACAGCCCGGGCTCCAGCGCGGTTCGCCAATACCTGCCCACGCTGAGCGGCCCGGCGCAGGTGTGGTTCAACCGTGAGGGTACGTTGGCCTTTGTGGCCAGCCAGAAGGTGTCGAAGATCGACGTGTTCCGCGTCAACCCCGGCGCGGATGGCCACAGCCAACCGCAGCGGCTGACCACGCTGGACATCAGCGCACAGGACAAACCCGGCTTCACGCCCTTCATGAAGACCACACCCGACGGTGCCGAGGTGTGGTTCTCGCACAAGCTGGCTGATGCGGTGTCTTGCCGCTCGACGCAGGGTGGCTTCGACCTGATCGACACCGTGCCGCTGGGCATGGGCGCGCGGCCCAACCACGTTGAGTTCGTGCGCAATGCGCGCGGCAGCGTGGTCTATGCCAGCCTGGCGCGCATCGACGATGGTGGCCCCGGCGGCGTGGCGTCGAGCCCGATCGCCATCATCGACCGCAGCGCTCCGGGCGGACAGCGCAAGGTGGTGGGCACCTTCTCCAGCCGTGGCCGCGAGTCGCACGGGTTGTGGACCAACCCCGAGAACACGCTGCTGTATGTGGCCCACGAACAGGACGAGCTGCCCGGCACGCCCAACGCGGGCCAGACCGTGTGCAGTGCATTTGATGTGAGCGACCCGCTGCGCCCGACCTTCATTGCGCAGATCCCCCTGGGCAATCTGACGCTGCCCTCTGGCGCGCTGCGCAACAAAAAGAGCATCAACCTCGTCTACGTGCGTGTGGGCGAGAAGGGCCAGACGGCATGA
- a CDS encoding anti-sigma factor: MNTDRPPPSIPPVTEADLHAFVDGRLPAERQVEIAAYLAARPEDAQRLEAYRAQKRELHVLFDPVLYEQPPQRLLKSARPRAVPQTPWYLQRLAAGIAIAVISGATGWGLRGGLPAGGDDAGRMAAAAPAERGLTLVSAGSFAQRAAVAHAVYSPDARRPVEVDAAHEDQLVAWLSKRMGAPMKPPHLQAQGYTLEGGRLLPGGQGPVAQFMYRNELGSKLTLYVSNDVADVGSAAGPDKALQAGVKNTDTAFRFAREGVVNVFYWVDGPFGYALSSDADRSVLAQVSAEVYRQLGTPR; the protein is encoded by the coding sequence ATGAATACCGACCGTCCGCCACCGTCCATTCCCCCGGTCACCGAGGCCGACCTGCATGCGTTCGTTGATGGCCGCCTGCCCGCTGAGCGCCAGGTCGAGATCGCCGCTTATCTGGCCGCACGCCCTGAAGACGCGCAGCGCCTGGAGGCCTACCGGGCGCAGAAGCGCGAACTGCACGTCTTGTTCGATCCCGTGCTGTATGAACAGCCGCCGCAGCGCCTGCTGAAATCGGCGCGCCCGCGTGCCGTGCCGCAGACGCCTTGGTACCTCCAGCGCCTGGCCGCTGGGATCGCCATCGCCGTCATCAGCGGCGCCACAGGCTGGGGCTTGCGGGGCGGCCTGCCCGCGGGGGGCGACGATGCCGGCCGCATGGCCGCCGCAGCACCCGCCGAGCGCGGCCTGACGCTGGTGTCAGCGGGCAGCTTCGCACAGCGCGCGGCGGTGGCCCATGCGGTGTACAGCCCAGACGCGCGCCGCCCGGTCGAGGTGGACGCGGCGCACGAAGACCAGCTCGTGGCCTGGCTGTCCAAGCGCATGGGCGCGCCGATGAAGCCGCCGCACCTGCAGGCCCAGGGCTACACGCTGGAAGGCGGGCGCCTGTTGCCGGGTGGCCAGGGGCCGGTGGCGCAGTTCATGTACCGCAACGAGCTCGGCAGCAAGCTGACGCTGTACGTGTCCAACGATGTCGCCGACGTGGGCAGTGCCGCGGGGCCGGACAAGGCACTGCAGGCCGGCGTGAAGAACACAGACACGGCCTTCCGCTTCGCACGCGAAGGTGTGGTCAATGTCTTCTACTGGGTCGACGGTCCCTTCGGCTACGCCCTGTCGTCCGACGCCGACCGCAGCGTGCTGGCGCAGGTGTCGGCCGAGGTCTATCGGCAACTTGGCACCCCGCGCTGA
- a CDS encoding RNA polymerase sigma factor, translating to MQDDASLLSWVPRLRRYSRALVNNRDDADDLVQDTLERAWAKSNLWGGVADMRAWLFSIMHNLHVDGVRRPRLHTVTMDDDTPEVPVAPTQTDRLAVLDLQAALDLLPVEQKEVLLLVTLEDMAYADVAQALGIPIGTVMSRLSRGRERLRGLMEGRAEPVRLKVVK from the coding sequence ATGCAAGACGACGCAAGCCTGCTGAGCTGGGTGCCGCGCCTGCGCCGCTATTCGCGCGCGCTGGTGAACAACCGTGACGACGCCGACGATCTGGTGCAGGACACGCTGGAGCGGGCCTGGGCCAAGTCGAACCTGTGGGGCGGCGTGGCCGACATGCGCGCCTGGCTCTTCAGCATCATGCACAACCTGCACGTCGATGGCGTGCGCCGTCCCAGGCTGCACACCGTGACCATGGACGACGACACGCCCGAAGTGCCGGTGGCGCCGACACAAACCGACAGGCTGGCTGTACTGGATCTGCAGGCTGCACTGGACTTGCTGCCCGTCGAGCAGAAGGAAGTGCTTCTTCTGGTGACGCTGGAAGACATGGCCTATGCCGATGTGGCGCAGGCCCTGGGTATCCCCATCGGCACCGTGATGTCGCGCCTGTCGCGAGGCCGTGAGCGCCTGCGCGGCCTGATGGAAGGCCGCGCAGAACCGGTGCGGCTGAAAGTCGTCAAATGA
- a CDS encoding nuclear transport factor 2 family protein, translated as MFKTFAFAATALTLASGSAFAAPSDDARTHFQAIASGDTQIVMRAYADQAQLNWVGGPLDGTYATTDAIRGTWEKFGKAVGPLKLTVGQIEESANPKGATVSANVVFEGKMPIKVRYVLTFREGKIVSETWQIDPKLAVAAAY; from the coding sequence ATGTTCAAGACTTTCGCTTTCGCCGCCACCGCCCTGACGCTCGCCTCCGGCAGCGCCTTCGCCGCCCCCAGCGACGACGCCCGCACGCACTTCCAGGCCATCGCCTCGGGCGACACCCAGATCGTCATGCGTGCCTATGCCGACCAGGCCCAGCTGAACTGGGTAGGCGGCCCACTCGACGGCACCTATGCCACCACCGATGCCATTCGCGGCACCTGGGAGAAGTTCGGCAAGGCCGTCGGCCCACTGAAGCTCACAGTCGGCCAGATTGAAGAATCGGCCAACCCCAAGGGCGCCACCGTCTCGGCCAACGTCGTCTTCGAAGGCAAGATGCCCATCAAGGTGCGCTACGTGCTGACGTTCCGTGAAGGCAAGATCGTCAGTGAAACCTGGCAGATCGACCCCAAGCTGGCGGTGGCTGCGGCTTACTGA
- a CDS encoding YeiH family protein produces the protein MTINVLPEPRTLASASAFARMLPGLALSGALAATGIALGRIAWLQDHGFSALTLAIVLGMIVGNTVYPWAPRLAVASGAGVNFSKQNLLRLGVVLYGLRLTVQDIDHVGIAGVAIDAMILGSTFALACLIGTRWLGLERKTAMLIGAGSAICGAAAVMAAEPVVKARAEQVTVAVATVVVFGTLAIFLYPALFELNRHWALIPGGANGFGIYVGSTIHEVAQVVAAARSVGPDAANSAVIAKMVRVMMLAPFLVMLSAWLARDSTLQALVEAEHAHAKGQLAVPWFAFGFVAVVLLNSLQWLPASVVAVTTEIDTALLAMAMAALGLATHIGAIRKAGAKPLLLALILFGWLIVGGALINRWVPALLG, from the coding sequence ATGACCATCAACGTACTTCCTGAGCCACGCACATTGGCCTCTGCATCGGCTTTCGCACGCATGCTCCCCGGCCTGGCCCTGAGCGGCGCCTTGGCTGCCACCGGTATCGCGCTGGGCCGCATCGCCTGGCTGCAGGACCATGGCTTCAGTGCGCTGACGCTGGCCATCGTGCTGGGCATGATCGTGGGCAACACGGTTTACCCGTGGGCCCCGCGCTTGGCGGTAGCCAGCGGCGCCGGCGTCAACTTCTCCAAGCAGAACCTGCTTCGCCTGGGCGTGGTGCTGTACGGCCTGCGGCTCACCGTGCAGGACATTGACCATGTCGGCATCGCTGGTGTCGCCATCGACGCGATGATATTGGGTTCGACCTTCGCACTGGCCTGCCTCATCGGCACGCGCTGGCTGGGCCTGGAGCGCAAGACGGCGATGCTGATCGGCGCTGGCAGTGCCATCTGCGGCGCTGCTGCGGTGATGGCCGCCGAGCCGGTGGTCAAGGCGCGCGCCGAGCAGGTCACGGTGGCGGTGGCCACGGTGGTGGTGTTCGGCACGCTGGCGATCTTCCTGTACCCGGCGCTGTTCGAGCTGAACCGGCACTGGGCGCTGATCCCCGGCGGCGCCAACGGGTTCGGCATCTACGTCGGATCGACCATCCACGAGGTGGCCCAGGTGGTGGCCGCAGCACGTTCGGTGGGCCCGGACGCAGCCAACTCGGCCGTCATCGCGAAGATGGTTCGAGTAATGATGCTGGCGCCGTTCCTGGTGATGCTGTCGGCTTGGCTGGCGCGCGACAGCACCCTGCAAGCCCTAGTGGAGGCAGAGCATGCTCACGCCAAGGGTCAACTCGCTGTGCCCTGGTTCGCCTTCGGCTTCGTCGCGGTCGTGTTGCTCAATTCGCTGCAATGGCTGCCGGCGTCGGTGGTGGCAGTGACGACCGAGATTGACACCGCGCTGCTGGCGATGGCGATGGCTGCGCTCGGCCTGGCCACGCACATCGGCGCCATTCGCAAGGCCGGGGCCAAGCCGCTGCTGCTGGCGTTGATCTTGTTCGGCTGGCTCATCGTCGGAGGCGCGCTCATCAACCGCTGGGTGCCGGCCCTGCTGGGCTGA